The Nicotiana tabacum cultivar K326 chromosome 5, ASM71507v2, whole genome shotgun sequence sequence CTGTACCCTTGTTGTAACCAGGTTGTACAAAGTTAGCACCTCCACCTTCTAAGTTGTAGTAATGCTTCATAAAAGCCTTGACGAAACCAACACCACAAATAGCACCAAGTGATTGTGCAATTATGTATGcaacagctcttattagtgacacTTTCCTTGCCAAGAACAACCCTAATGTCACCGCTGGGTTAATATGACCACCTacaacaaaaaagcaaaaacaCATTCATTAGttgtttctctcttctctttacTAAATGCATAAGCCGAGCTAGGATTTCAATATTATGTGTTCTAATTTTAGACAGCAATTTTAAGAGCCATTAACCGGATTATAAATTTAACAGTtgtatatatttaatgaattttttaacacaaatatataatttgtgcAAAAATTACTGGATTCGGTGCGTTTAAGCTTCAAGATTTTTTTTAGCACTTAATGCATTTTTTTTAGAATTATCGTTAATTTCGTGCCTAAATACTGAATTCAGATGAATCGTTAAGATCAGGGGCGAAGCTGCATGTCTTAAAGGGGGTCAATTGACCAACCTTCGTCTAAAAAATTATactatgtaaaaaaaaattaaattttagaaatatataatatatattgaatACCCTTTATTGGTatattttttcaagtttgaacatcCGGAAATTATTAGCCTTGTCACTGATTAAGATATGTAACATCTCCCTTTGAATAGGAGGATCTAGTCATTTCTAGCACGTTCAAAGTTGGCCCGCACCAGAGGTAGATGTAGAGCTGTAATACCGGATTCAATTGAACTCTGTATTTCCAAATGTGAAACATaattttatgtgtaaaaatttactaaaattgtAATAAATAATAGgtttgaacccataattttaaaaatataatgggttcatgaCAAAAATTCTTTAGGAATCAACCGATAGAGCTTAAATCCTGCATCCACCGCCCATACCATGTATGCATATACAGTAAAAATCTTTAACCATTTAAAGTCCCTTCTGTTCACAATAAGGGTccaatttgcttttttattttggttcaaaataagtgtctagttatgtaatcaagaaagaattcaatttgtttttacaaaatataacCTATGTACATATCCCCTAAAAGCTTTtattactcctcacattaaatgtttaattaggagtagtttagtcatagtaggtatttttgtattgaatttagtattttcttaatggacGTGTTAAAAATAAATTGGACACTTATTGTGAACCGAATATAATACATAATAAATCGCACCTGCTAAATATTAGTGACTCTGCATTCGCCTCTAAACAACAATTCATAGGAAAAAGTTAGGTTATTGTGCTTACCAGAAATACCAGCAGTGCAGTAAACAAGAACGAAAATCATGCCACCAAAAGCCCATGCAATACCAAGAATACCTACACCATCACAATGGTCTGCAGCGTTCAACTTCTTGTGGCCAATGACAGTGGCAACAGTGACGTAAAGGAAGAGAAGAGTAGCAATAAACTCAGCAATAACAGCTCTATAAAAGGACCATTTGGTAAGTTCAGCCATGTCAAGAAGAGGAGCTGGTGGAGGGTCAACATAGTCTTTTCCATGTTGATGAGTTTGTCCTTCTTCAATTACGTCCTTTGACATGTTTTCTTTGATGAAAGTAAAAGTACTATCGTTTAGAAGTTTGCAGTGAAAGAGAGAAGAGTTTTGAGTTTTTGGTTTGCTGCTTTTTTTTGTGCTTTTGTCTGAGAAGAAGGTGATGGGTTTGTGTTAGGTTTTATGGATAAGGGAAGGGCATTTTAGGAAATACAAGTGAAGGAACAACGAAATATTCCTGTCAAGAAGATATCATTAATGTATATCATGCATGGTGATATTAGTTTAAATTATGGTGGTTTCTAATTATTGTTGTGTAGTTGAGTTCAGTGGCGGGCGcagaattttcaattttcaaatcaTGGATGCTCAACTATTTTTAATCTGGAAATTGCTATTGAGACTAAGTGTTCACTTAATGTATTTATCTGGATACATTAACTTGATATAAAGGAAACTCAACCAGTGGCGGATCTACTCTATAGTGAGTGCTTGTGCATCCATTACTTTTAAAGCCAAATACTATTACTTGTATTgtataaaaaaaaactactccctccgtttcatattatatgggtagtttgactcggcacggagtttaagaaaaaaaaataagacttttgaaacttgtagtcttaaaagcttaaggggtaaaaagtttgtgggaccatgacatttgtgtggctataaaagcttcttattaagggtaaatggataaaatgaaagagtttaaagttgaattatttccaaatttaaaaatgtgtcatttgttttaaaactgactaaaaaggaaagtaaatcatttaatatgaaacggagaGAGTAGTAATTAGTCTAGGTGCGCTAGTTTGTGTTTACCTTAACTATTTCACATAATAGTTGTTATGCTTCCATTAGTGCAAATATCCAGTAAATCTACCACCAATCTTAGCCAGATGGAATAATATCACCTTGTATTATTTTACTTTGGATTTATATCTTAGTCTTTCGTAATTTTTACCTACTTTATTGACTATCCAATGTATCCTTAAGGGTCTagttatttattgttattgttgttcaaTTCATTCTCAAGACTTTTGAATTTTACTGAGTATGTTATgttcaattgattattttttACTTGTTATCTTTACGTCGATCAAATACTCATAAGATCAATTTTAGATTATTCTAAAAAATTGCAATAGTTATATGGGTAGGAGATAGCCGATATCCAATAAAAATAGTCGGAAGGGTACACATGCTGTTTCGAACATCACCGGAGTGGAAATTGGGGTTTGGTGTGGTGGGTGGGGTGGGGTGTGGGAGATTGGGTGGGACAAGAGAGACAGCGAGGCCATGTGAGGGCTAATTATCTGTTGGTCTGTATTTAGTTGTTTTTGTGGGGACTTTTGTTTTCTTGCCCATTTCAGCCTGGCAGCCGAAAAGCCAGCCCTATGGCTAACACATCCTCTTTCTAACGGTAAcatatttttttccaattaaaacagaaaaaagaaagaataaatttttttgttgaaacttggaattttttttattggaaattgtgttgaaaaataattttaaaagttaaaattgtgtttggacttgcattttacttgaaaaaaaagttaaaattttggaagaaaaaaaattcatttaaAAACTGATTTGTCTTAGGAACTTGAAACCTTTTCttcataattattttttaaaaactgatTAAATTCCATAAACAAatagttttttaatttttttttgaaaaaactaaaaaaattatgTCCAAACTTGAGCTAAAATAGAAAATTCAAATACTACATGATAGTGTGTGATCTTTTTTCATCCTTATGAtcaactttttcttttttctttttcaaagtaATTTAAATTTTGCGCATCCCTTTActtattttgtcttttttttctttttcagttgaGAAACGTTATTTTGTTTATCGGTCgagtactttttatttttattagttgtaCAAACCATTGTATGGACATAGCAAATTTTCTGTCCTTCTCTAGAATTCAATGCTGTAGCATATGGAATATTATTTGACTGTAGTAAcccaaaaaggaaaatatttattaatttattccTTTGTATTGGCTATCTTTTGATCAATCATCATTATTATAATTGAAAAAACTCACCATATTGGAAGAGCTGTATATgtagtttttatatttatatataatatataataatattaatttGTTGAATGCACAATTAACTAAGCAATGACAAATTCAGTCAGTCAacttttggtaaaaaaaaaaagaaactttatCGTAAATTGAAAACAAATAATTTCTTGTGTGGCTCGATAACTGTattttgtttataattttgggtTCAGTTTGGTTATATGTTCTGTTAGTTAGGGTTAAGCCAAGTACCGTTAGACATTCTTTGGATGCTGCAAATTctgaacttttctttttctttttgtcctttcCTTATAAAATATAAGTTAGGTATTGGTCCTTCTTTTTTAAAGGTAATTAAAAAAGGTCCATCATCAATAGACTTATAAAAAAGAAGCATGTGAAACACAGCTGGCTTTTAGTTTTCGCCAACCCCACAAATCTctatttccttatcttttgtcacaccaaacttttttttttatggaATACTAttgtatacatcttaaaatatatatatatatatatatatatatatattatgcatgttatatatgaaaattatacaaatttttatatattttttgggttatcgaatataaatagtttctgacaCGGGTCGATAATAACCCAACTTTTTTGCCAAACGTTGCAGGCGGGGAAGGCGCATTATGACAACATTTTGTGTCTCTTAAATTTGATTTTCAAAGATAATTTGTTGCTTATTAATGATTTTTTGGAAGcttaatactaaaattaattaacaataatttgGAGCCACAGATTCATGATAGAATGCGTAGATGAAGTATCACACCTATGATTTGAATCTATGACCTAAAAATCCCTCTACTAATACACTATAATCTTTTCTCATGTTGAGGTGattcaaccaaaaaaaaattattttgttgctATTTACAGTATGCAATATTCCAATGTTAGAGTAGTCAGTTGAACTCCCTTGAAAAATAGATTGATTAACTACATATATTGGGTTCGAGTCGTGATAAATCTTGTTACGAAGCCTTTTTTTGTTACTAAATCTTAAGCGGCACGAATCCGAATTAGCTAAATATCGGccaccaaataaaaataaaaacaaaaaaaccaAGATTTTGCTTATGTTTTGCCCTTATCATAAAATTGAATGTTGTGG is a genomic window containing:
- the LOC107815182 gene encoding aquaporin PIP2-7-like, producing MSKDVIEEGQTHQHGKDYVDPPPAPLLDMAELTKWSFYRAVIAEFIATLLFLYVTVATVIGHKKLNAADHCDGVGILGIAWAFGGMIFVLVYCTAGISGGHINPAVTLGLFLARKVSLIRAVAYIIAQSLGAICGVGFVKAFMKHYYNLEGGGANFVQPGYNKGTALGAEIIGTFVLVYTVFSATDPKRSARDSHVPVLAPLPIGFAVFMVHLATIPITGTGINPARSFGAAVIYNKEKIWDDQWIFWVGPFVGALIAAIYHQFVLRAGAVKALGSFRSNPTN